One part of the Sorangiineae bacterium MSr11954 genome encodes these proteins:
- a CDS encoding tetratricopeptide repeat protein — MEPHAVDLELSELEIYASGIDRFARCPPAGDLGQAWIPARITDAPHDSAVTERAIEQTLKPFRSCYTRGALHRSADGRAAIVARVRADGADGKRPVIENYATCGLPIEVVDCMVAETARLQVEPPASGTRTVVIPAVFAPRNGYEGAVATAHDTYAAAAHVTMDEARPALHACEQRFRPAVQAQGVFALRLDASGRVLSAKVEPWVGRTISGRAPAGWWRSSSLPDRRREARASSRGSPSIRERANVAGVQQPRVVVIPFGVPPASEGLGLGLAALVHGFVLLGGESVALAQLVTQDRPPKEGHDDRPATKPVETFLHPQAWRDLSLRGEAPPGVQMVMTGTFEPPEGGLPGSIRLLAFDPRDGATHARVEAHLDDRGAGRILLEAFEDLCRPLDGDLGVFRDIGDLEWEALESVLRGERCLVHDAQRGGPYDRRAALVHLERAVEDAPSSRFPAGRLAATAIDAVVNGRDDRLTDAALRTLRRAMDGAPGQIDLLEASAALRVRIGDRAGAERDALAAIAIAPDRARLYGILSEARRSSSDLDGAMAAVDRGLHVCGGADPVLLTEQGIVFELRRDAMAARASFERALAANPPFPGAFAHLANIAAQHRDVLLAESLVDRALGWSSPHPDILRQAIQLAFGAEPEGVARASRVLKLGRMLLDQLPNDPWAHLMLGRALAQMGDPTEALVAFRNAERLAPGTNIAAEAVRERLPLEDPETSLELESVMHGAMTAEPADLLPIAARAQRLADARALWIAHYAVGIARRRMGSWDLARRAFEAALALAPDSPDLCLELVDACIALGEGDEALRQANRARAIAGDGPRTLGALAKAEYARANYASAEIWVLRALIHDRQDAANVRLEAQIRAMNETAAPAPASAAPSASGSSFSPLATLQRLLPKNLLKKLR; from the coding sequence GTGGAGCCTCACGCTGTCGACCTCGAGCTCTCGGAGCTGGAGATTTACGCGAGCGGCATCGACCGGTTCGCCCGCTGCCCGCCGGCGGGGGACCTCGGTCAGGCCTGGATCCCCGCGCGCATCACCGACGCGCCGCACGACTCGGCGGTCACCGAGCGGGCCATCGAGCAAACGCTGAAGCCGTTTCGCAGCTGCTACACGCGAGGGGCGCTGCATCGCTCGGCCGACGGGCGCGCGGCCATCGTGGCGCGCGTGCGAGCGGACGGAGCGGACGGAAAGAGGCCGGTCATCGAAAACTACGCCACCTGCGGCCTGCCCATCGAGGTGGTCGACTGCATGGTCGCGGAGACGGCCCGTCTCCAGGTGGAGCCCCCCGCCAGCGGGACACGCACCGTGGTCATTCCCGCGGTTTTTGCCCCGCGCAATGGATACGAGGGCGCGGTCGCCACCGCCCACGACACCTATGCGGCGGCCGCGCACGTCACGATGGACGAGGCTCGCCCGGCTCTTCATGCGTGCGAGCAGCGGTTTCGGCCGGCCGTGCAAGCACAAGGGGTTTTTGCCCTTCGCCTCGACGCTTCGGGGCGCGTGCTCTCCGCCAAGGTGGAGCCTTGGGTGGGCCGGACGATCTCCGGACGTGCGCCCGCGGGGTGGTGGAGAAGCTCGTCTTTGCCGGACCGCCGGAGGGAGGCGCGCGCATCCTCGCGCGGATCGCCTTCAATCCGCGAACGCGCTAACGTCGCGGGCGTGCAGCAACCGCGCGTCGTCGTCATTCCATTCGGGGTCCCTCCCGCCAGCGAGGGCCTCGGCCTCGGCCTCGCGGCGCTCGTTCACGGCTTCGTGCTCCTCGGAGGAGAGAGCGTGGCGCTGGCGCAGCTCGTGACCCAAGACCGGCCGCCGAAGGAGGGCCACGACGACCGCCCCGCCACCAAGCCGGTGGAGACGTTCCTCCACCCGCAAGCGTGGCGCGATCTCTCGCTGCGCGGTGAAGCGCCGCCCGGCGTGCAGATGGTGATGACCGGCACCTTCGAGCCCCCCGAGGGCGGTCTGCCCGGATCCATCCGCTTGCTCGCCTTCGATCCGCGCGACGGCGCCACGCACGCGCGCGTGGAGGCCCACCTCGACGATCGGGGCGCGGGCCGCATCTTGCTCGAGGCCTTCGAAGATTTGTGCCGCCCGCTCGACGGCGATCTCGGTGTCTTTCGCGATATCGGCGATCTGGAGTGGGAGGCGCTCGAGAGCGTGCTCCGCGGTGAGCGGTGCCTGGTGCACGACGCGCAGCGCGGCGGGCCGTACGATCGACGCGCCGCCCTGGTGCACCTCGAGCGCGCGGTGGAGGACGCGCCGAGCTCCCGCTTCCCCGCGGGCCGGCTGGCGGCGACGGCCATCGACGCGGTGGTCAACGGGCGCGACGATCGGCTCACCGACGCCGCCCTGCGCACCTTGCGCCGCGCCATGGATGGCGCGCCCGGTCAGATCGACCTTCTGGAGGCCTCCGCCGCGCTTCGCGTGCGCATCGGCGATCGGGCGGGCGCCGAGCGCGATGCCTTGGCGGCCATCGCCATCGCGCCCGATCGCGCGCGCCTCTACGGCATTCTCTCGGAGGCGCGGCGCAGCTCGTCCGACCTCGACGGGGCCATGGCGGCCGTCGATCGCGGCCTGCACGTGTGCGGCGGCGCCGATCCGGTGCTGCTCACCGAGCAGGGCATCGTCTTCGAGCTCCGCCGCGACGCCATGGCCGCGCGCGCTTCGTTCGAGCGCGCGCTCGCCGCGAACCCTCCGTTTCCCGGTGCCTTCGCGCACCTGGCGAACATCGCCGCGCAGCACAGGGACGTGCTCCTGGCGGAGTCGCTGGTCGATCGCGCGCTCGGATGGTCCTCTCCGCACCCCGACATCCTACGCCAGGCGATCCAGCTCGCGTTCGGCGCGGAGCCGGAGGGGGTGGCCCGCGCGAGCCGCGTCCTGAAACTTGGTCGGATGCTGCTCGATCAGCTACCGAACGATCCATGGGCCCACTTGATGCTGGGGCGGGCGCTCGCGCAGATGGGCGATCCCACCGAAGCGCTGGTGGCGTTTCGCAACGCGGAGCGCCTCGCGCCGGGCACCAACATCGCGGCCGAGGCCGTGCGGGAGCGCTTGCCGCTGGAGGATCCGGAGACGTCGCTCGAGCTCGAGAGCGTGATGCACGGCGCCATGACCGCCGAGCCCGCGGATCTTCTGCCCATCGCGGCGCGCGCGCAGCGGTTGGCCGATGCCCGCGCCCTCTGGATCGCGCACTACGCGGTGGGGATCGCGCGGCGCCGGATGGGTTCCTGGGATCTCGCGCGCCGCGCCTTCGAGGCGGCGCTCGCGCTCGCCCCCGACTCGCCGGACCTGTGCCTCGAGCTGGTCGACGCATGCATCGCCCTGGGCGAAGGGGACGAGGCGCTTCGCCAGGCCAACCGGGCCCGCGCGATCGCCGGCGACGGTCCGCGCACCTTGGGGGCGCTCGCCAAGGCCGAGTATGCGCGCGCCAACTATGCGAGCGCCGAGATCTGGGTGCTCCGGGCGCTCATCCACGATCGCCAGGACGCGGCCAACGTGCGCCTCGAGGCTCAGATCCGCGCGATGAACGAGACGGCGGCGCCCGCTCCGGCATCGGCTGCTCCATCGGCGTCGGGCTCGTCGTTTTCGCCCCTCGCGACACTGCAACGTTTGCTCCCGAAGAACTTGCTCAAGAAGCTGCGGTAA
- a CDS encoding PilZ domain-containing protein codes for MELRRTPRAPIDLLVEFAPKSETTDRRGGRAKDISIGGMFVETPDPPGFGAEVLIELTLPGERSAFVLPGVVRWTDRDGMGVQFRTLSARETFAITEIVRIGERRR; via the coding sequence GTGGAGCTACGTCGGACACCCCGCGCACCAATCGATCTGCTCGTCGAGTTTGCACCCAAATCGGAGACAACGGATCGTCGCGGCGGCCGGGCGAAAGATATTTCCATCGGGGGAATGTTCGTGGAAACCCCTGATCCGCCGGGGTTCGGCGCGGAGGTCCTGATCGAGCTGACCCTCCCCGGCGAGCGGTCCGCGTTCGTGCTTCCAGGGGTCGTCCGCTGGACGGACCGGGATGGCATGGGGGTCCAGTTCCGAACCCTGAGCGCCCGCGAAACCTTCGCCATCACCGAGATCGTGCGCATCGGCGAGCGACGCCGCTAG
- a CDS encoding replication-associated recombination protein A — translation MASRARGSGSSMGTGGETLFGAAARKDPATSGYVPLAERMRPHTLEELVGQAHLFGPNKLLSRAIAGDRLPSMILWGPPGVGKTTLGRIVAERTKAVFVLFSAVLGSLPELRQIVAEAKERLDYHGKRTIVFVDEIHRFNKAQQDAFLPHVEAGTITIIGATTENPSFAVNAALLSRCKVFRLEPLGENELTLLLQRALSDETRGLGKLRLRATADALTAIARLSRGDARRALTTLETTAEYLTTTATGESEDGRELTAEAVTAGQSHDPLLYDKSGEEHYNVVSAFIKSMRGSDPDAAVYWMMRMLEAGDDPLFILRRMIIFASEDVGNADPRAMLIVQAADSAFRRIGMPEGLYPLTHAATYLAATAKSNSIGKAWQRARALIEQHGALPVPKKLRNAVTSLMKKEGYGEGYKYAHDFDEGVVPGETYLPDQLAGEILYEPSAHGEEARIRTRLETLRAARDKRDDEEKE, via the coding sequence ATGGCATCGCGAGCACGCGGCTCAGGTTCCTCGATGGGAACGGGCGGAGAGACCCTGTTCGGCGCGGCCGCGCGCAAAGATCCGGCTACCTCGGGTTACGTCCCGCTGGCGGAGCGCATGCGCCCCCACACGCTCGAGGAGCTGGTGGGGCAGGCGCATTTGTTCGGGCCGAACAAGCTGCTCTCGCGGGCCATCGCGGGCGATCGCCTCCCGTCGATGATCCTCTGGGGCCCGCCCGGGGTGGGCAAGACCACGCTCGGTCGCATCGTGGCCGAGCGCACCAAGGCGGTGTTCGTGCTCTTCAGCGCGGTGCTGGGCAGCTTGCCGGAGCTCCGGCAGATCGTGGCCGAGGCCAAGGAGCGGCTCGACTACCACGGCAAGCGCACCATCGTGTTCGTCGACGAGATCCATCGCTTCAACAAGGCGCAGCAAGACGCGTTCTTGCCCCACGTGGAGGCCGGGACCATCACCATCATCGGGGCCACCACCGAGAACCCTTCGTTCGCCGTCAACGCGGCGCTCCTCTCGCGGTGCAAGGTCTTTCGGCTCGAGCCGCTGGGCGAGAACGAGCTCACGCTGCTGCTCCAGCGCGCCCTCTCCGACGAGACGCGCGGTCTGGGCAAGCTCCGGCTCCGCGCCACCGCCGATGCGCTCACGGCCATCGCGCGCCTGTCGCGCGGCGATGCGCGGAGGGCGCTCACGACGTTGGAGACCACGGCCGAGTACCTCACCACCACGGCGACGGGGGAGAGCGAAGACGGTCGCGAGCTCACGGCGGAGGCGGTGACCGCGGGCCAGAGCCACGATCCGCTGCTCTACGACAAGTCGGGCGAAGAGCACTACAACGTGGTGAGCGCCTTCATCAAATCGATGCGCGGCTCCGATCCCGACGCCGCCGTCTACTGGATGATGCGCATGCTCGAGGCGGGCGACGATCCGCTCTTCATCTTGCGCCGCATGATCATCTTCGCCAGCGAGGACGTCGGCAACGCCGATCCGCGGGCCATGCTCATCGTGCAAGCGGCCGACAGCGCGTTCCGTCGCATCGGGATGCCCGAGGGGCTCTACCCGCTCACGCACGCAGCCACGTACCTCGCGGCCACCGCCAAGTCGAACTCCATCGGCAAGGCCTGGCAGCGGGCGCGCGCCTTGATCGAGCAACACGGGGCGCTGCCGGTGCCGAAGAAGCTGCGCAACGCGGTCACGTCGTTGATGAAGAAAGAGGGCTACGGCGAGGGCTACAAATACGCGCACGACTTCGACGAAGGGGTCGTACCCGGCGAGACGTACCTGCCGGACCAGCTCGCGGGCGAGATCCTGTACGAGCCGAGCGCCCACGGCGAAGAGGCGCGCATCCGCACGCGGCTGGAGACGCTGCGTGCGGCGCGGGACAAACGGGACGACGAGGAGAAGGAGTGA
- a CDS encoding RNA polymerase sigma factor, with amino-acid sequence MSPDGRKSGGALTNPEESISPASTAAATAARTLSTGALVVPAADDTILADAIRGNTSAFRALYARHRTDVARLVYRMLGVSADLDDVVQEVFFQVYRSLKDFRGQSKFSTWLHRVTVNVVLMHRRAARSRPMLTDEAPPDLNPDTRVALPDEDAARRERVRAFSRLLERLPEKKRIVFILHELEGIAPSEIAKIVEAPVLTVRTRLFYARREIEAMLADEPSLAGLKSLVDVEGDVDVKDGGGT; translated from the coding sequence ATGAGTCCGGACGGACGCAAGTCCGGAGGTGCGCTCACGAACCCGGAGGAAAGCATTTCCCCGGCCAGCACGGCAGCCGCAACGGCAGCGCGAACGCTGAGCACGGGAGCCCTCGTCGTCCCGGCCGCCGACGATACGATCCTTGCGGACGCCATCCGCGGGAACACCTCGGCGTTTCGCGCGCTCTATGCGCGGCATCGGACCGATGTGGCGCGGCTGGTTTATCGCATGCTCGGCGTGAGCGCCGATCTCGATGACGTCGTGCAAGAGGTCTTCTTCCAGGTTTACCGCAGCCTCAAAGACTTCCGCGGCCAATCGAAATTTTCGACGTGGCTGCATCGCGTTACCGTGAACGTGGTCCTGATGCACCGCCGCGCGGCACGCAGCCGGCCGATGCTGACGGACGAGGCCCCGCCGGACCTCAATCCCGACACCCGCGTGGCCCTGCCGGACGAAGACGCAGCCCGGCGGGAGCGTGTGCGAGCATTCTCGCGACTCCTCGAGCGCCTGCCGGAGAAGAAACGGATCGTGTTCATCCTTCACGAGCTCGAAGGGATCGCGCCCTCGGAGATCGCCAAGATCGTCGAAGCGCCCGTGCTCACCGTGCGCACGCGCCTCTTTTACGCGCGGCGCGAGATCGAAGCGATGCTGGCCGACGAGCCATCGCTGGCAGGTTTGAAATCGTTGGTCGACGTCGAAGGAGACGTGGACGTGAAGGACGGGGGAGGGACATGA
- a CDS encoding tetratricopeptide repeat protein, with translation MATPEERAAKRLAYLEKVTAEGSTDPLAWYGLALEYGKGERYDEALQTYTTLRTFNPDYVPMYLMCGQMLAKCERWSEARDWLEAGVAVATKKGEAHALGELRSALDGVLLELDE, from the coding sequence ATGGCCACCCCGGAAGAACGCGCGGCCAAGCGCCTCGCCTACCTGGAAAAGGTCACGGCCGAAGGCTCGACCGATCCCCTCGCTTGGTACGGCCTCGCCCTCGAATACGGCAAGGGCGAGCGCTACGACGAAGCGCTCCAGACCTACACCACGCTCCGAACGTTCAACCCCGACTATGTGCCCATGTACTTGATGTGCGGCCAAATGCTCGCCAAGTGCGAACGGTGGTCGGAGGCCCGCGATTGGCTCGAGGCCGGCGTCGCGGTCGCCACGAAAAAGGGCGAGGCACACGCCCTCGGCGAGCTGCGCTCGGCGCTCGACGGCGTTCTGCTGGAGCTCGACGAATAG
- the hpt gene encoding hypoxanthine phosphoribosyltransferase: MSERIATMIGKEEIAKRVQELGAQISNDYKDGSLVLVCVLKGSFVFAADLARAIDSNLRVDFLGVRSYGEGTDSSGVVQITQDLSRPIAGEDVLIVEDIVDTGLTIAHLMDLFRTRGPRSVRVCALLTKPARAKVQVKIDYLGFTIEDRFVVGYGLDFAEKYRNLPFIGVVERS, translated from the coding sequence ATGTCGGAACGTATCGCCACGATGATTGGAAAAGAGGAGATCGCGAAACGAGTGCAAGAGCTCGGCGCCCAGATCTCCAACGACTACAAAGACGGTTCGCTCGTCTTGGTCTGTGTGCTCAAAGGGAGCTTCGTCTTCGCCGCCGATCTGGCGCGCGCCATCGACTCGAACCTTCGGGTCGACTTTCTCGGCGTGCGCTCCTACGGCGAGGGCACCGATTCGAGCGGCGTGGTGCAGATCACGCAAGATCTCTCGCGCCCCATCGCGGGCGAAGACGTGCTCATCGTGGAGGACATCGTCGACACGGGCTTGACCATCGCGCACCTGATGGACCTTTTCCGCACGCGCGGCCCGCGCAGCGTGCGCGTTTGCGCCTTGTTGACCAAGCCGGCGCGCGCCAAGGTGCAGGTGAAGATCGACTACCTGGGCTTCACCATCGAGGATCGGTTCGTGGTGGGCTACGGGCTCGATTTCGCCGAGAAGTACCGGAACCTCCCCTTCATCGGCGTGGTGGAGCGGTCCTGA
- a CDS encoding FecR family protein — MKRDRSKAQLDAILREVREDLVPPGRGPDGDFSAVDAKLFARITKEQATPERDRIPVLPARTLARSRYFWGGTALVAAAAAAIFVIRHPAPAVPGEGPLAEATQSGAADRNHPSSPSSELGAESAAAAFQTREGRGDIRIAGKVAEPGHVLGASESVETTDARATFVSGQEARPAVTWLLEERSHVDVRHVQMPLTLALSQGAVEAQVAPVPQGEAFAVDIDGVRVAVHGTHLRVSREGRHVTVDLTEGVVAIGAVPQSSLAGLTEGTTVTAPAHVEFDTANLLASFRIDRAPASVRAAVPLAQARTEGTRPAARDARDVQGAAQPEKPASARTANGNPAAAPSQRSEEIIAKGVRACVANQLREATVHVTVSSKLSLKIGDDGMVRMAQFNPPLAPEAQECASRIIYKTRFPRGGDIEIPLSSE; from the coding sequence ATGAAACGCGATCGGTCCAAGGCGCAGCTCGATGCCATCTTGCGCGAAGTACGCGAGGATCTCGTCCCACCCGGCCGCGGGCCCGATGGCGACTTCTCCGCCGTCGACGCCAAGCTTTTTGCGCGCATCACCAAAGAGCAAGCCACGCCCGAACGCGATCGCATCCCCGTGCTCCCCGCCCGCACCTTGGCGCGCTCCCGATATTTCTGGGGCGGCACGGCGCTCGTCGCGGCCGCCGCCGCCGCGATCTTCGTGATCCGGCACCCGGCGCCCGCGGTGCCTGGCGAGGGGCCGCTCGCGGAAGCCACCCAAAGCGGGGCCGCCGATCGCAACCATCCTTCTTCGCCTTCTTCGGAGCTGGGAGCCGAGTCCGCGGCGGCCGCATTTCAAACGCGCGAGGGGCGCGGCGATATCCGCATCGCGGGGAAGGTCGCGGAGCCCGGGCACGTGCTCGGCGCGTCCGAATCGGTGGAGACGACCGATGCGCGCGCCACCTTCGTGAGCGGCCAAGAGGCGCGGCCCGCGGTGACATGGCTCCTCGAGGAGCGCTCGCACGTCGACGTGCGGCACGTGCAAATGCCTTTGACATTGGCCCTCTCCCAAGGGGCGGTCGAAGCGCAGGTCGCGCCGGTGCCGCAGGGTGAGGCTTTTGCCGTCGATATCGATGGGGTGCGGGTCGCCGTCCACGGCACCCATTTGCGCGTGTCGCGCGAAGGCAGGCACGTGACCGTCGATTTGACGGAGGGCGTCGTAGCCATCGGGGCGGTGCCACAATCTAGTTTGGCCGGTTTGACCGAGGGGACCACGGTGACCGCGCCGGCCCACGTGGAGTTCGACACGGCGAACCTTTTGGCCTCCTTCCGCATCGATCGTGCGCCGGCATCGGTTCGCGCCGCGGTGCCGCTCGCACAAGCGCGAACGGAGGGCACGCGCCCGGCCGCGCGGGATGCACGCGACGTGCAAGGCGCTGCGCAGCCCGAAAAGCCCGCGAGCGCGCGGACGGCCAACGGCAACCCGGCGGCGGCTCCCTCGCAGCGGTCCGAGGAGATCATCGCCAAGGGGGTCCGCGCCTGCGTGGCGAATCAACTGCGCGAGGCGACCGTGCACGTGACGGTCAGCTCCAAGCTTTCCCTCAAGATTGGCGACGATGGAATGGTGCGCATGGCACAATTCAATCCACCGCTCGCCCCGGAAGCGCAGGAGTGTGCGTCGCGAATCATTTACAAGACCCGCTTCCCCCGCGGGGGCGATATCGAGATCCCGCTCTCGAGCGAATAG
- a CDS encoding DNA internalization-related competence protein ComEC/Rec2: MPSPASSHLRAYIDPLLTVGLAIASGALLRRYPYEVVAAGLGTAWLLVASAGHEPRDRAARIVVMVAAALGLGLGWARAGAVVAAHEQVLAQIDDEAPGVQRCDGKARVITSPVFARQTLRWVGEVTEASCGDRTIRTRFAATFYDSAPEPGAALARGDDVEFIAQLGPPERLTNFDTADPVPNEVRRGAVRSGGLLDVRVLARGRGPLAWIDRARAKVRARIEATFPVDTAPMARAMVLGESDLTPDDDDAFRGSGLSHLLAVSGMHLVLVVLSLTKALHALLIRIEAVAARIDAARVANAIGIVVSFLYADFAGASGSALRAAWMTTAILLAGVLGRRGDGARALGLSIAGMALHDPLVAYDASFVLSVLATAGLFVLRPAIDAALSRVTHLPSKLVQPLAATLGATLACAPATLAFSPTLPLGGVVANLLAVPIGEVLSLPLCLVHAVLSPLPSVERGCATVASLALTAVRWIARTASQRATWLAIPVPPPTRAQLAVLAFALAAWVLTRAKPRRCAAILAVSAALVVGLELEARARGAPTGRLRVTFLDVGQGDAALIDLPNGEAMMVDAGGIVGSSVDVGARVIAPTLRARRRDALALVVLSHPHPDHFGGFATGLDAVAVRALWDTGQGEREGTGGGYAALLRLARDKGAAVQRPESLCGTHTVGGATVEVLAPCPGPTPDRGPNDNSLVLRLGYGARHILLTGDAEAEEEGDLLHAGSRALTADVLKIGHHGSRTSSSAAFVSAVKPAEAIVSVGARNRFGHPSAKVLATLERAKTRIWRTDRDGAIAVETDGRSLLVKAAVEAAAPAK; the protein is encoded by the coding sequence GTGCCCTCCCCCGCCTCATCGCACCTCCGCGCATATATCGACCCGCTCCTCACAGTGGGGCTCGCCATCGCCAGCGGCGCACTTCTCCGCCGTTACCCATACGAGGTGGTGGCGGCGGGGCTGGGCACGGCGTGGTTGCTCGTAGCCTCGGCCGGGCACGAACCGCGGGATCGCGCGGCTCGGATCGTCGTGATGGTGGCGGCCGCGCTCGGACTGGGGCTCGGGTGGGCTCGCGCCGGCGCGGTGGTGGCCGCGCACGAGCAGGTGCTCGCCCAAATCGACGACGAGGCGCCCGGCGTTCAACGGTGCGATGGCAAGGCGCGCGTGATCACCTCACCGGTGTTCGCCCGGCAAACCCTGCGCTGGGTGGGCGAGGTCACGGAAGCTTCGTGCGGCGATCGCACGATCCGCACCCGATTCGCCGCGACCTTTTACGATAGCGCCCCCGAGCCCGGCGCAGCGCTCGCGCGCGGCGACGACGTCGAATTCATCGCGCAGCTCGGACCGCCCGAGCGGCTCACCAATTTCGACACGGCGGATCCCGTCCCCAACGAGGTCCGCCGCGGCGCCGTGCGCTCCGGCGGATTGCTCGACGTGCGCGTGCTCGCGCGCGGACGCGGCCCGCTCGCATGGATCGACCGGGCCCGCGCCAAGGTGCGCGCCCGCATCGAGGCCACGTTTCCAGTCGATACCGCGCCCATGGCGCGCGCCATGGTCCTCGGCGAGAGCGATCTCACGCCGGACGACGACGACGCATTTCGCGGGAGCGGCCTTTCGCATTTATTGGCCGTCTCCGGGATGCACCTCGTCTTGGTCGTCCTCAGCCTCACCAAGGCGCTCCACGCCCTTTTGATCCGCATCGAAGCGGTGGCCGCCCGCATCGACGCGGCGCGGGTGGCGAACGCGATCGGCATCGTGGTTTCGTTCCTCTACGCCGATTTTGCGGGCGCCAGCGGCTCCGCGCTGCGCGCCGCATGGATGACCACGGCGATCCTCCTCGCGGGTGTGCTCGGGCGCCGCGGCGATGGGGCGCGCGCGCTCGGCCTATCGATTGCGGGAATGGCGCTGCACGATCCGCTGGTCGCGTACGATGCTTCGTTCGTCCTCTCCGTGCTGGCGACCGCGGGCCTCTTCGTCCTTCGCCCGGCCATCGATGCGGCGCTGTCGCGGGTGACGCATTTGCCGTCGAAGCTGGTGCAGCCGCTGGCGGCCACCTTGGGCGCGACCCTCGCATGCGCGCCCGCGACCTTGGCGTTCTCGCCGACCTTGCCCTTGGGTGGCGTGGTCGCCAATTTGCTGGCGGTGCCCATCGGCGAGGTGCTCTCGCTCCCACTGTGCCTCGTTCACGCGGTGCTCTCGCCGCTTCCGTCGGTCGAGCGCGGGTGCGCCACGGTGGCGTCCTTGGCGCTGACCGCGGTGCGATGGATCGCGCGCACCGCCTCGCAGCGGGCGACGTGGCTCGCGATCCCGGTGCCGCCGCCCACCCGCGCCCAGCTCGCGGTGCTCGCCTTTGCACTGGCGGCGTGGGTGCTCACCCGCGCCAAACCACGTCGATGCGCGGCGATCCTTGCGGTATCGGCCGCGCTCGTCGTGGGCCTGGAGCTCGAGGCACGCGCGCGGGGCGCGCCGACGGGGCGTTTGCGCGTGACGTTCTTGGACGTGGGGCAGGGGGACGCGGCGCTCATCGATCTGCCCAACGGGGAGGCGATGATGGTCGACGCGGGCGGCATCGTCGGCAGCTCGGTCGACGTCGGCGCCCGGGTCATCGCGCCGACCTTGCGCGCCCGCCGCCGCGATGCGCTGGCGCTCGTCGTCTTGTCGCACCCGCATCCGGACCACTTCGGCGGCTTTGCCACGGGGCTCGACGCGGTGGCGGTCCGCGCTCTGTGGGACACGGGGCAAGGGGAGCGTGAAGGGACCGGCGGTGGTTACGCGGCGCTGCTCCGGCTCGCGCGCGACAAAGGCGCCGCCGTGCAAAGGCCGGAATCTCTCTGCGGAACGCATACGGTGGGCGGCGCCACGGTGGAGGTCCTGGCGCCATGCCCGGGGCCCACCCCCGATCGCGGGCCAAACGACAACTCACTGGTGCTTCGTTTGGGCTACGGCGCGCGCCACATTCTGCTGACCGGCGACGCCGAGGCCGAGGAAGAGGGCGATCTCCTGCACGCGGGGAGCCGGGCGCTCACGGCGGACGTGCTCAAGATCGGCCACCATGGAAGCCGCACCTCGAGCTCCGCCGCCTTCGTTTCGGCCGTGAAGCCGGCGGAGGCCATCGTGTCGGTGGGGGCGCGCAATCGTTTCGGGCACCCCAGCGCCAAGGTTTTGGCCACCCTGGAGCGAGCGAAAACGCGCATTTGGCGCACCGATCGGGATGGTGCCATCGCGGTCGAGACGGATGGGCGTTCTCTCCTCGTGAAGGCCGCAGTGGAAGCCGCGGCGCCGGCGAAGTAG